The Alicyclobacillus vulcanalis DNA window CAAGAGGAGCGCGTGCCCTATCAGATTTCGTATGCCAGCAAGGCCTTCTGCACGATGGCCATTTGTCAACTCGTGCACGAAGAAGGCCTCGGCATCGACGTGGTCTCGGGCGGGGAACTGTATACGGCGCTTGCAGCGGGGGTGCCGGCCAGCAAGCTGCATCTGCACGGGAACAACAAGACGCCCGAAGAGCTCGAGTATGCCATCGAGAGCGGTATCGGCGCGGTGATCGTGGACAACTTCGACGAGATCGACCTGTTGGCGGAACTCACCGCAAAGGCGGGGCGCCCCGTCGACGTGCTGGTGCGCGTGGCGCCGGGCGTCGAGGCGCACACCCACGACTACATCTCCACGGGCCAACAGGACTCCAAGTTTGGGTTTGACCTCGCGAGCCATCAGGTGCAGGAGGCGTTCGCGCGCCTGAAGGGCGTGGAGACGGTGCGCGTCATTGGGATCCACGCGCACATCGGCTCGCAGATCTTCGACGTGAACGGCTTTCAGCTGCTCGCGGAGCGGATGGCGGCCGTGTACGAGCAAGGGCTGCGCGACTTCGAGCTGCCGTTTTCCGTGCTCAACCTGGGCGGTGGCTTTGGCATCCAATACACGGACGAGGAGGCGCCGCCGGTTGCAGACCTGCTGCGCGGCGTCATTCGCGCGGCCAAGGCGGCGTTTGCCGCGCGCGGGATGGCGGTGCCCACGCTATGGATTGAGCCTGGGCGGAGCATCGTGGGCCCAGCCGGGGTCACGCTGTACCGCGTCGGCACCCGAAAAATCATCCCCGGCGTGCGCAACTATGTGGCCATC harbors:
- the lysA gene encoding diaminopimelate decarboxylase yields the protein MKSEHLLDARTGVDAHFPRNAEGHLLIGGVSAVHLALQFGTPLIAYDEGLIRDTIRAFHRVFQEERVPYQISYASKAFCTMAICQLVHEEGLGIDVVSGGELYTALAAGVPASKLHLHGNNKTPEELEYAIESGIGAVIVDNFDEIDLLAELTAKAGRPVDVLVRVAPGVEAHTHDYISTGQQDSKFGFDLASHQVQEAFARLKGVETVRVIGIHAHIGSQIFDVNGFQLLAERMAAVYEQGLRDFELPFSVLNLGGGFGIQYTDEEAPPVADLLRGVIRAAKAAFAARGMAVPTLWIEPGRSIVGPAGVTLYRVGTRKIIPGVRNYVAIDGGMTDNPRLALYGAKYHATLANRLPDVPHRPWSVAGKCCESGDMLIWDLPLADPEPGDLLAVFATGAYTYAMASHYNRIPKPAVVFCRDGEAKLVVRRETWADVARLDEPLREPGP